Sequence from the Papilio machaon chromosome 26, ilPapMach1.1, whole genome shotgun sequence genome:
GGAAGATAAAATGTCTTTtgacaataaattaagttggctttaaactatttgaatgtttaatgacgacatatttatttactaaattgatttgacagtacattaatattattgcttagtttaaacaattttttactagtttaatttttaaatgttcatttatgtcgttttatttttatcactattttaatttaactataattcAAACGCCATTTTGCTCTCACGTTTCTTTGATACCATATTGACGACGTCATCTTGTTACGTTTTGTACTGACTCCCTTAACACTAAATTAAAGGAAGACAAGGTTCGAATAATACAATGGATTTCCATTTCATCTATCGTTGgcactaatatttaaaatgagacTAAGTTAAAATGCAATGAAAGCGGAATTATATGACGGATGTTAGTCATGAGTTAGTGTACAAccaacgccatctatcgatAGAGGTAGTTTTTGGGCTCTTCAGCAATAGGCTCTGTGCAAGTGCCAAGGTATTTCAGCTGGACCACGCTCctggaattaattaaataattttaattacttactagTAACTActtttattcaaatgttttattatataatatatggtTTGTACATTCATTGTCACcatcttattaataataattcttattaatgcgaatgtttagatagatggatgtttgaagatacCTCCGATACGGCTTACtggatattaatgaaatttggcacatatgtagaacatagtctggaagaacacataggctacttattaagatttatttaatgccGCGCGAATAGAACCGCGGACGAAAGCTTGTCTACTTCCCCATACGTATACTTCCCCGAGTTGACAGGAATGGAGATGTACTGGAGATCGTTCTAAATCCTTGATGTGAAGGTTGTCTCTTATATCTAGACTTTACCTGGAGCGACAGTTTTCCATCTCAAGGAAGCACTTGTTTGAGTATGTCTTGTCATCAGTTCCGCAGACAGGGTCGTACTCAGGCGGGCAGACGCGTGCGCAGCCCGCGTATTGGAAGCGCGCAAGGCAACGCTTTAATGGCACTACGTATACGTGCTTGCTGCAAACGTTGATATTAGAAGATTAGTACTCCTACTAGTCTATTAAGTCATTCCGAGACTCCCAATGGATTCTGATAATTACCAATATCTATTTTCGTCACTAGCAATTAGGGAATGTGATGTTGACCAATATGTTCCAGAATATTCGTTATCTTTCGGAAGAACTCATTCAACTTTGGGGCTATACGGTTTATATTAGCCACAGCGGTTTGTCCACTCACCCGCAGTTCTCCTTCTTCATGATGCACTCGTTCCTGTAGAAGCGATTGTCGGAGCCGCAGACGAAGGCGGGCGTGTCGGGACAAGGCCGGTGGCACAGCGCCGTGGTGCGGCAGTGGTCTGGCGCGACTGCCACAACGTGCTGGCCGCAAGTCGCCCGACGCAACTCGCATTCAGACCTACACAAGACACTCACTCATAACAACTACTCCGATATTGCAGAATTCGTAACTTTAATGTAGCTCGACTCGATGACTTGTGTGAAGTATAAGTAACGTACCGAAAGTCTATTTTTGCGCTTCTACGAGTATATTGCTATCGACTTTCGTATTTATCACCATAGAGCATCTGCTCGTAAACGAAGTGTAGAAATTTATGGTTGGCGATTGTCTACTtacataactaaaatatagATTCTACAAAATGGGAGTCTGTACATAAAGGAATTGCTCACTTGTAGACATTGCCGTCGGATCCGCAGACGGGTTGGTCGAGCGCGTTGTCGCAGCTTTCGGGGCAGTCGGTCTCGAGGCGCGGCAGCAAGGTGCAGTTGCCGAAGTGTGCCAATTGCACGCCCTTACTGCAATCAAAAACAAGAAGattcagtttaattaaatgtgtaGTAATACTATGAGGGATTTCAATGCAGTAGACatacttcatttgtttttactataaGACAACTAACACCTCGTAGGTCGTAGTTATAAGGGCTTTAGCACGGCTAAAGAAACTATATATCCTCtgcataattttattctaaatatcttaataataaatatttgtagttaTGGTGAGGATCAGAGTAGCATGAACTTACAGGCAATTAGCAACCTTCAATTGGCAGGAGTTGGGGTACACATTAGCGTCTGTGCCGCACACAGGGTCGAAGTCACCCCGACACTTCACCTTGAGGCACTTGTTCATCTTGGATTTGCACTTTTCCATGTCCACCTTCTTTACAACTTTTCTGTTGTTGACACTGAAATATTAAGCACATATAAAATCAAAGCTTTGTAAGAGTAATCTTCCAGATTTGAGTTCTGATCAAGGATTGGTGAAGTTCTAAAGATTTTTCTAAAACACCACACAATCTTACTGGatcatatcttaaaattactcAGATCTTGAACTTACCCACAATTAAGCATCTTCATCTCGCACTCGTTCCTATATATGTTCTCGTCGGAGCCGCAGACCAGCTTCTCTTTCTGTCCGGAGCAGTCGGTAGGGCAGGACTCGCCGCCTGACGTCCGCTCTTGGGACACGCAGAATGCCATTGGAACTTCAAATACGTGTTTCCTGAAAGAAATTAGACATGGAAAATGATAATCGTAATTCGATTAGTAGTTCTcgaattagttaaaaaaaaacagaaataattttgaccAGACCTATATCAAAAGTCCAACGGTAACTTAGGTAAAGTAAGATACTGTGTTTTGTGCACTCACCCGCAGTTTGTGGCCTTCATCCTACATGCGTTTGCGTATAGCTTGCCGTCAGATCCGCAGGTGGGGCGAGCCACCCGCCAGCACGACTCGCGGCAGTGTCGTGTTGTTTGACAGTGCTTCTTGTTCGTTCTCACCACGCCTTGTCTAAAACGTGATTCCAttagaattttaatacaatatcaatttctatttatatggatattaaatattttttcttttaaattacgcTATTGATAGATGACGCTATTACAAAACTGTTACTTCAAATAACAACATTTAtaccaatagatggcgttatattaaattaacagtgAACGTCTCCAATTAAGTCGCTGTTTCAAACAATATAATGCCTTGcttaagtttatttagttcTTGGATTGTTGGAATAATTAGTTGTATAACAATTACCCGCAAGTGAGCAGCTTCATTTGGCAGGTGCTCTTGTAGACGTTGCCGTCGGACCCGCAGACGGGCCCGTCGAGTGGCGCCTGCGAGCAATCTACCGGACAGTTCTCGCGGTGCGCGCTGATGTTGTTGCATGCGCCCAGGTGCGACAAACCAATGCCCACTCTGTACACATAgacaaaaattcaaaatattaaaaaaaaaacattcaaaatatgtttacattaGTATAAAGGTAGGAAGAGATATTTCGATACCAAATTTGCcgatatatacatatatacattattctacattatttaattattttaaagcatgtttaaataaatacaaaagtactttagtgtttaattttcaaacaaacctGCATATTTCAACTTGCAACATGCATCTATTGAGGTATGTTCGTCCGTTTGTGCCGCAAACAGGGTCTCTTTCCGCAGTACATCTGTGTTCGCACTTAGAGCCCTGCGCCCTGGAACAAGCTCCTAAATCCTGGGCCAATTTCACtcctgtaaaataataataacaatattttaaacaatattaacacaaataaactaagattttatctaaataagttttgttaataaacacAAACGCCTGACAAAATATCAAGAGCAATTGTAATTGTGACGTCCAAATGGAAGTCCGTGGTCTCTGAATATCCCTCTGAGTTACTGGCGTGAATTATGTTGCTGTtgctgttgttgttgttgtaattatatcagtgaaatttaaaatatctgcGTCCCTCTTGAAAATAAGGTGTACTGTTTTAACTGTATCCTATTCTtaattgtcaaaatatttgacaGTGGGTAAATGCTAACCAAAACTCCagattaacataaaaattacaaatcagAATTTAAACCTGCATGAGCAGAAATCTGTTTTATCAACTGGTAGGATACGCTATACACTTTTTATGTAAGTTATAAAAGACGTACCTTTCCCGCAAGTCTTCTTCCTCATCTCACAGAGCGAGGGGTAGATGTACCCATCGGTAGCACACACCGGGTCGCCCTGCAGCGCCGGACCACAAATTCGAGGGCAGCTTGCGTCACGCGCGCCCTCGCATATTGATGACGCTGCAAAacagtacaataaaaataaattcaatggcCAATACTTGATTAAGAGAGGATTAAAATgtcgaatgtttagatcagTCTAGAGGGTCAAAATCTACCTTACATAGAGTGAATTATCttggtaaattaattttagtaataactACCAACTACCTCAGTgtaaaatcgtaaaataagtacattttttacatattatatatagcttttacccacgactccgtccgcgcggaataaaaaaaatacacacaaaataaaaaagttcttatgtccgtctcctagttctaagctacctccccataaattttcagctaaatcagttcgaccgatcttgagttttaaatagtgtaactaacacgactttcttttatatatatagatgtattttagattaaatacGAAGGAAGATTTTAGAATAAAAGCTGCATCTATCTGCCATTCAACGATTACCAAGTTTATATTCC
This genomic interval carries:
- the LOC106720538 gene encoding serine protease inhibitor dipetalogastin, whose translation is MESRLHVLAVSALIIMASSICEGARDASCPRICGPALQGDPVCATDGYIYPSLCEMRKKTCGKGVKLAQDLGACSRAQGSKCEHRCTAERDPVCGTNGRTYLNRCMLQVEICRVGIGLSHLGACNNISAHRENCPVDCSQAPLDGPVCGSDGNVYKSTCQMKLLTCGQGVVRTNKKHCQTTRHCRESCWRVARPTCGSDGKLYANACRMKATNCGKHVFEVPMAFCVSQERTSGGESCPTDCSGQKEKLVCGSDENIYRNECEMKMLNCGVNNRKVVKKVDMEKCKSKMNKCLKVKCRGDFDPVCGTDANVYPNSCQLKVANCLKGVQLAHFGNCTLLPRLETDCPESCDNALDQPVCGSDGNVYKSECELRRATCGQHVVAVAPDHCRTTALCHRPCPDTPAFVCGSDNRFYRNECIMKKENCGKHVYVVPLKRCLARFQYAGCARVCPPEYDPVCGTDDKTYSNKCFLEMENCRSRSVVQLKYLGTCTEPIAEEPKNYLYR